A single Lactuca sativa cultivar Salinas chromosome 8, Lsat_Salinas_v11, whole genome shotgun sequence DNA region contains:
- the LOC111917583 gene encoding F-box/WD-40 repeat-containing protein At5g21040 — MAFESKLSTEIYSEDTTTEVDSNHILSSEKILLVDSETQITDSRKPNYNRVITTKSPVHRTITDLPPALISEIFNCLDPKELGVVSCVNPSLYQIASDHHVWKQFYCERWGLPAAGGTATSRPVAEFSGEKSWKELFVEREFHSKTFMGHYNVEILYGHTETVRTVFLLPSRKLIFTSGYDSVVRMWDMEDGICISASRPLGCTIRALSADSKLLVAGGSDGFIHGWRAEEGHPRLFDINGSQDQDRNRNQNRNRNQEFRLWEHQGPITCLSLDLMRIYSGSWDMTIRIYDRVSLKCLTVLMHNDWVWALVPHDTTVVSTAGSDSYIWETNSGSLIDVFKDTHVGNAYSLARSHTGSFVFTGGEDGAIHMFEVITDRVKSWRPIATWNPHSAPVHSLSFEFPWLVSGSGDGKLSLIDVRKLLKGIRAMKPNRSRKALSVEPPQRMLNGLGKSVFSVSIGADRIVCGGEEGSVRIWDFSRALEREKRAAALRGLRAENRMRRQKLQKEIESKGGRVDQCLIAAKSQMNGERNGVWYNKRGLKVKG; from the coding sequence ATGGCATTTGAATCCAAATTAAGCACAGAGATTTATTCAGAAGATACTACTACAGAAGTtgattcaaatcatattctttcATCTGAAAAGATTTTGCTCGTTGATTCAGAAACCCAAATCACCGATTCTAGAAAACCAAACTACAATCGTGTCATAACCACTAAATCACCTGTTCATAGAACAATCACCGACCTTCCACCTGCATTAATCTCTGAAATCTTCAACTGCCTCGACCCAAAAGAACTTGGTGTTGTCTCCTGTGTCAATCCATCTTTATACCAGATTGCATCCGACCACCACGTCTGGAAGCAGTTTTACTGCGAGAGGTGGGGGCTTCCGGCCGCCGGCGGCACCGCCACAAGCCGCCCGGTGGCCGAGTTTTCCGGCGAGAAGTCATGGAAAGAGCTTTTCGTGGAACGTGAATTCCATAGCAAGACATTTATGGGACATTACAATGTCGAGATTCTTTACGGACATACAGAAACTGTAAGAACCGTTTTCCTTTTACCTTCTAGAAAGTTAATCTTCACTTCGGGTTATGATTCCGTTGTTCGAATGTGGGATATGGAAGACGGAATCTGCATTTCCGCCTCCCGCCCTCTCGGATGCACCATCCGTGCCCTTTCCGCTGATTCCAAGCTCTTGGTTGCCGGCGGTTCCGACGGCTTTATCCACGGTTGGCGAGCCGAAGAAGGACACCCGCGTCTTTTCGACATAAATGGTTCTCAAGATCAGGATCGGAATCGGAATCAGAATCGGAATCGGAATCAGGAATTCCGACTTTGGGAACATCAAGGTCCGATAACTTGCCTTTCATTGGATCTTATGAGAATTTACAGCGGTTCTTGGGACATGACAATACGGATTTACGATCGTGTATCGCTAAAATGTTTAACAGTTTTAATGCATAATGATTGGGTATGGGCATTGGTCCCACATGACACGACAGTTGTAAGCACAGCGGGGTCCGATTCATACATTTGGGAAACGAATTCTGGTTCGCTTATCGATGTATTCAAAGACACGCACGTCGGAAACGCGTATTCCCTTGCCCGAAGTCACACGGGCAGTTTCGTGTTCACCGGAGGCGAAGACGGCGCGATTCACATGTTCGAGGTTATAACCGATCGTGTTAAGTCATGGCGGCCGATTGCGACATGGAATCCGCATTCCGCCCCGGTTCATTCCCTCTCGTTTGAATTCCCATGGCTGGTTTCCGGTTCCGGAGATGGGAAACTTTCATTGATTGATGTTCGGAAGCTTTTGAAGGGAATCCGGGCGATGAAACCGAATAGAAGTCGGAAAGCTTTGAGTGTTGAGCCACCACAAAGAATGTTGAACGGGTTGGGGAAGAGTGTGTTTTCGGTCAGCATTGGGGCTGACCGGATTGTGTGTGGTGGGGAGGAGGGTTCGGTTAGGATTTGGGATTTTTCTCGGGCATTGGAAAGAGAGAAACGGGCAGCGGCTTTGAGGGGATTACGGGCAGAAAACCGAATGAGGAGACAGAAGCTACAGAAAGAGATTGAAAGTAAAGGTGGAAGGGTTGACCAATGTTTGATTGCTGCGAAAAGTCAAATGAATGGTGAGAGAAATGGTGTGTGGTATAACAAACGTGGGTTGAAGGTTAAGGGTTAA